A stretch of the Photobacterium toruni genome encodes the following:
- the ampD gene encoding 1,6-anhydro-N-acetylmuramyl-L-alanine amidase AmpD, translating into MTLTINSDHWLDNVKRVPSPFCDTRPDDEVSLLVVHNISLPPGEFGGPYIEQLFTGQLDPSEHAYFALIHQFRVSAHCLIRRDGSIIQFVPFNARAWHAGVSCFEGRDKCNDYSIGIELEGCDNLPFTPSQYETLAALSQKIMRRYPAITQQRVTGHEFIAPGRKTDPGLVFDWRRYKSQL; encoded by the coding sequence ATGACTTTAACCATTAATAGCGATCACTGGCTTGATAACGTTAAGCGCGTGCCATCGCCATTTTGTGATACGCGCCCTGATGATGAGGTGTCTTTACTGGTGGTGCACAATATTAGTTTGCCGCCGGGTGAATTTGGTGGACCTTATATTGAACAACTGTTTACTGGGCAACTTGATCCTAGTGAACATGCTTATTTCGCATTAATTCATCAGTTCCGCGTTTCGGCTCACTGTTTGATTCGTCGTGATGGCAGTATTATTCAATTCGTGCCGTTTAATGCTCGTGCATGGCATGCCGGTGTTTCTTGTTTTGAAGGTCGAGATAAATGTAATGACTATTCGATCGGAATTGAGCTTGAGGGATGTGACAATTTACCTTTTACGCCGAGTCAGTATGAAACTTTAGCAGCACTGAGCCAAAAGATTATGCGGCGGTATCCCGCTATTACTCAACAGCGGGTAACAGGGCATGAATTTATTGCTCCTGGGCGTAAAACTGATCCTGGATTAGTGTTTGATTGGCGACGCTATAAAAGCCAGCTGTAA